One Vibrio penaeicida DNA segment encodes these proteins:
- the rnm gene encoding RNase RNM encodes MKIDLHSHTTASDGRLTPSQLIDRALEFGLHTLAITDHDTVDGLPIAHEYIRENNLPLTLIDGIEISTVWQNKDIHIVGLGVDTGHPALQTLIKEQKQRRTERSELMAHRLEKVTQEGVLAGVKAIAGEASLTRAHFAKWLVDNGYAKTMQQVFKKYLTRNNPGYVPPVWCSIPEAVDAIHQAGGQAVLAHPGRYQLTAKWIKRLITAFCEAGGDAMEVAQPQQAQQERRTLADYAIQYKLLASQGSDFHYPSPWMELGRNLWLPSGVEPVWKDWGLTPHSRDEELVSEEDQ; translated from the coding sequence ATGAAAATAGATCTTCACAGCCACACCACCGCATCGGATGGTCGGCTGACACCATCACAATTAATAGATAGAGCCCTCGAATTTGGGTTGCATACCCTTGCGATTACCGATCACGATACGGTTGACGGCTTACCTATTGCGCATGAGTACATTCGAGAAAATAATCTACCACTCACGTTGATTGATGGGATTGAGATATCAACGGTTTGGCAAAACAAAGACATTCATATTGTTGGACTCGGTGTGGATACGGGTCATCCAGCACTCCAAACGTTGATCAAAGAACAAAAGCAAAGAAGGACTGAGCGCTCAGAGCTGATGGCACATAGGCTGGAAAAGGTCACACAAGAAGGCGTGCTAGCAGGGGTAAAAGCCATAGCCGGAGAAGCTTCGCTTACCCGAGCGCATTTTGCTAAATGGCTCGTGGATAATGGCTATGCGAAAACCATGCAGCAAGTATTTAAAAAATATCTTACACGGAACAATCCGGGCTATGTTCCACCTGTATGGTGTTCTATTCCTGAAGCTGTAGATGCAATTCATCAGGCTGGAGGGCAGGCCGTACTGGCACATCCGGGCCGATATCAGTTAACAGCGAAATGGATAAAGCGTCTTATTACTGCGTTTTGTGAAGCGGGTGGTGATGCTATGGAAGTGGCTCAACCACAACAAGCGCAACAAGAACGACGCACTCTTGCCGATTATGCTATACAATACAAACTATTAGCTTCCCAAGGTTCTGACTTCCATTATCCTTCACCGTGGATGGAGCTGGGAAGAAATCTATGGCTGCCCTCTGGCGTTGAGCCAGTATGGAAAGACTGGGGCCTCACCCCACACTCAAGAGACGAAGAGCTCGTAAGCGAGGAAGATCAATGA
- a CDS encoding L-threonylcarbamoyladenylate synthase: protein MSQFFYIHPENPQARLITQSVAIIRNGGVVVYPTDSGYALGCQLENKQALDRICRIRKLDDKHNFTLLCRDLSELSLYARVDNTAFRLLKSNTPGPFTFIFKGTKEVPRRLMNSKKKTIGIRVPDNVIALELLEALGEPLMSTTLILPGSDVAESDPEDIRDKLEHAVDVILNGGYLGEQPTTVVDFSEGDPVIARLGAGDPAAFE from the coding sequence ATGAGCCAATTTTTTTACATTCATCCTGAAAACCCGCAAGCACGTTTAATTACCCAATCTGTTGCCATTATTCGCAACGGTGGTGTTGTTGTGTACCCAACTGATTCTGGCTATGCCCTTGGGTGCCAGCTTGAAAACAAACAAGCGCTAGATCGCATCTGTCGGATCCGAAAGCTGGACGATAAACATAACTTTACGTTGCTGTGCCGTGACCTGTCGGAGCTTTCGCTTTATGCCAGAGTTGACAATACAGCATTCCGGCTTTTGAAAAGTAATACTCCCGGACCGTTCACGTTTATCTTTAAAGGCACGAAAGAGGTGCCTCGCCGTTTGATGAATTCAAAGAAAAAAACCATCGGTATTCGTGTTCCAGACAATGTGATTGCGCTAGAGCTGTTAGAAGCGCTAGGTGAACCTTTGATGTCTACTACATTGATTTTACCAGGCAGTGACGTAGCGGAATCGGATCCTGAAGACATCCGCGATAAGCTAGAACATGCGGTTGATGTGATTCTAAATGGTGGCTATCTAGGCGAGCAACCAACGACGGTGGTTGACTTTAGCGAAGGCGACCCTGTTATTGCTCGTCTTGGTGCTGGTGATCCGGCGGCATTTGAGTAA
- a CDS encoding anthranilate synthase component 1 has product MNKAIMIKEKGQVTLHPMSVPYSEDPTRLFQVLCSEKTNSLLLESAEIDSKENLSSWLLVDAAVRIVCRGHQVVYEALTENGRHLIKRLSTNLHHDVENALSDDSLILDFEEPDANLDEDSRLREASSFDALRLVQHSYDLKNKDKHTIFMGGLFAYDHVANFEPLGHADATNSCPDYVFYVAETLMVVDHQTRQCTVQATQFDGDSSTEQTLKARLADIAEKSHEPAPLKDAQKLADVNAVPSVSDEVFCQTVTDLKEYVVKGDVFQVVPSRRFTLPCPSPLAAYKELKRSNPSPYMFYMHDELFTLFGASPESALKYETTTNQVEIYPIAGTRPRGKRADGGIDFDLDSRIELELRADMKENAEHMMLVDLARNDVARISEAGTRHVADLLKVDRYSHVMHLVSRVVGQLREDLDALHAYQACMNMGTLTGAPKIRAMQLIRDVEKARRGSYGGAVGYLTGEGDLDTCIVIRSAYIEDGIAQVQAGAGVVYDSNPQAEADETRGKAQAVISAIQTAHKE; this is encoded by the coding sequence GTGAATAAGGCCATAATGATAAAAGAGAAAGGACAAGTAACACTTCACCCAATGTCCGTGCCTTACAGCGAAGATCCTACACGCCTTTTTCAGGTGCTTTGCTCAGAAAAAACCAACAGCCTCTTACTTGAGTCTGCTGAGATCGATTCCAAAGAAAACCTAAGCAGTTGGTTGCTCGTTGATGCCGCTGTTCGAATTGTCTGTCGCGGTCACCAAGTGGTGTACGAAGCCCTAACAGAAAATGGTCGTCACCTGATTAAACGCCTTTCGACCAATTTACATCATGATGTTGAAAATGCCTTAAGCGACGATAGCTTAATTTTAGATTTCGAAGAACCTGATGCCAATTTAGATGAAGACAGCCGCTTACGTGAAGCCTCAAGCTTTGACGCGCTTCGTCTTGTGCAACACAGCTACGACCTTAAAAATAAAGATAAGCACACGATATTTATGGGTGGATTGTTTGCGTATGACCACGTGGCAAACTTCGAACCACTTGGACATGCAGACGCCACTAACTCATGCCCTGACTACGTATTTTATGTAGCTGAAACCCTTATGGTAGTGGATCACCAAACTAGACAGTGCACAGTTCAAGCTACGCAATTTGATGGTGATAGCTCGACAGAACAAACATTAAAAGCTCGATTAGCAGATATAGCCGAAAAAAGTCATGAGCCAGCACCGCTAAAAGACGCTCAAAAACTGGCTGACGTAAACGCTGTTCCAAGCGTCTCTGATGAGGTATTCTGCCAAACCGTTACGGACTTAAAAGAATACGTGGTAAAAGGTGACGTCTTCCAAGTCGTTCCTTCACGACGTTTTACACTCCCTTGTCCTTCGCCATTGGCTGCATACAAAGAACTGAAGCGCAGTAATCCAAGCCCATATATGTTCTACATGCACGATGAGCTTTTCACTCTATTTGGCGCCTCTCCTGAGAGCGCTTTGAAATACGAAACCACCACCAATCAAGTGGAAATCTATCCTATTGCAGGAACACGTCCTCGTGGCAAAAGAGCAGACGGTGGCATCGACTTCGACCTAGATAGCCGAATTGAATTAGAACTGCGTGCAGACATGAAAGAAAACGCCGAGCACATGATGCTGGTTGATTTAGCGCGTAATGACGTGGCTCGTATCTCCGAAGCGGGTACCAGACATGTTGCCGATTTACTGAAAGTAGACCGTTATAGCCACGTAATGCATCTGGTATCTCGCGTTGTAGGTCAATTGCGTGAAGATTTAGACGCACTGCATGCTTATCAAGCGTGCATGAACATGGGCACGTTAACTGGTGCACCAAAAATCCGTGCGATGCAGCTGATACGGGATGTCGAGAAAGCGCGCCGCGGTAGTTATGGTGGTGCTGTTGGATACCTGACAGGTGAAGGGGATTTAGATACCTGTATCGTTATTCGTTCCGCTTACATCGAAGATGGTATCGCACAAGTACAAGCAGGTGCAGGTGTGGTTTACGATTCTAACCCTCAAGCAGAAGCCGATGAAACTCGCGGTAAAGCACAAGCGGTTATTTCAGCAATCCAAACAGCGCACAAGGAGTAA
- a CDS encoding aminodeoxychorismate/anthranilate synthase component II has translation MANLVFVDNFDSFTYNLVDQFRSLGHHVTIYRNHIAAAVIEEAISKLENPVVVLSPGPGAPSEAGCMPELIQRLKGKVPMIGICLGHQAIVEAYGGTVAGAGDIVHGKVSMMAHRNHAAYQGLPSPIAIARYHSLVATSVPESLEITAEVDGLVMSVVNEEDKVIGFQFHPESIMTTQGANLLANTIHWALA, from the coding sequence ATGGCGAACTTAGTATTTGTAGACAACTTTGACTCCTTCACTTACAACTTGGTGGATCAATTTCGATCGCTTGGTCACCACGTCACCATTTATCGCAACCATATTGCCGCCGCTGTCATTGAAGAAGCCATTAGCAAATTAGAAAACCCAGTTGTTGTGTTATCACCGGGGCCGGGCGCACCTTCTGAAGCGGGATGCATGCCGGAATTAATCCAACGCCTGAAAGGTAAAGTACCAATGATAGGTATTTGCCTTGGTCATCAAGCCATCGTTGAGGCATATGGCGGTACGGTCGCTGGCGCGGGTGACATCGTTCATGGAAAGGTGTCCATGATGGCACATCGAAATCATGCAGCTTACCAAGGGCTGCCCTCTCCTATTGCGATTGCGAGATACCACTCTTTAGTCGCGACATCGGTACCAGAATCACTGGAAATCACCGCGGAAGTCGACGGGCTTGTCATGTCCGTGGTAAATGAAGAAGATAAAGTCATTGGTTTTCAGTTCCACCCTGAATCGATTATGACCACGCAAGGCGCAAACTTGTTAGCAAACACCATTCACTGGGCACTGGCGTAG
- the rluB gene encoding 23S rRNA pseudouridine(2605) synthase RluB, translating into MSEKLQKILARAGHGSRREIEALIKAGRVSVNGIVAKLGERLEDENAVVRIDGHNVSVKASEEVVCRVLAYYKPEGELCTRHDPEGRRTVFDRLPKIQGARWVSVGRLDANTSGLLLFTTDGELANRLMHPSRQVDREYLVRVFGEVTEKMIQNLVRGVKLEDGMARFEDVVYAGGEGMNHTFYVVINEGRNREVRRLWESQGPTVSRLKRVRYGDIFLDKKLPRGGWMELELKEVNYLREMVELQPEKTSMIDPHNSSRNRDRSRSQKIRRAVKRHEERVSKPAGRSNQRRKPGKPAKPTKSTRRQG; encoded by the coding sequence ATGAGCGAAAAGTTACAGAAAATTTTAGCGCGTGCTGGTCACGGTTCACGCCGTGAGATTGAAGCGTTAATCAAAGCTGGGCGTGTTAGCGTGAACGGTATCGTTGCTAAGCTTGGCGAACGCTTGGAAGATGAGAATGCAGTTGTTCGTATTGACGGACATAACGTATCTGTAAAAGCATCGGAAGAAGTGGTTTGTCGTGTACTAGCCTACTACAAACCGGAAGGTGAGCTTTGTACTCGCCACGACCCTGAAGGTCGCCGTACGGTATTTGACCGTTTGCCTAAAATTCAAGGGGCTCGCTGGGTATCAGTTGGTCGTCTTGATGCGAATACCTCTGGCTTGTTGTTGTTTACCACAGATGGTGAGCTTGCAAATAGATTGATGCACCCATCTCGTCAGGTTGATCGTGAGTACCTTGTTCGTGTGTTCGGTGAAGTAACCGAAAAAATGATCCAGAACTTGGTTCGTGGCGTTAAGCTTGAAGATGGCATGGCTCGTTTTGAAGATGTTGTTTACGCTGGTGGTGAAGGTATGAACCATACTTTCTACGTCGTAATCAATGAAGGTCGTAACCGTGAAGTTCGCCGTTTGTGGGAATCTCAAGGCCCGACTGTAAGCCGACTTAAGCGTGTTCGTTATGGTGACATCTTCTTAGACAAGAAGTTGCCCCGTGGCGGTTGGATGGAGCTTGAACTAAAAGAAGTGAACTACTTGAGAGAGATGGTCGAGCTTCAACCAGAAAAGACTTCAATGATTGACCCACACAACTCATCTCGCAACCGTGATCGTTCACGTAGCCAGAAAATCCGACGCGCAGTTAAGCGTCACGAAGAGCGTGTGAGCAAGCCAGCAGGTAGAAGCAACCAGCGACGTAAGCCTGGAAAGCCAGCGAAACCAACCAAATCGACTCGTCGCCAAGGTTAA